The following proteins come from a genomic window of Natronosalvus vescus:
- a CDS encoding aminotransferase class V-fold PLP-dependent enzyme, producing the protein MSNERSIYDELGVPTVINAASTKTRIGGSLIRPEAVEAMASASESFVRISDLQARASELIAEATGAEAGYVASGAAACLTLGTAACIAGTDLHVMDQLPHAEDAANEVVMPRTHRNGYDHAIRLGGGRIVDVGNNDNHLGTGSVNTELWEIEAAITDQTAAVAYMQKSYSQPELSDVADVAHEHDVPVIVDAAAELPPAKNLSRFIDEGADLVVYSGGKAIRGPQASGILAGRGDLIESAAMQHLDMHVAESVWKPPSELIDLERFDGVPRQGVGRPLKVGKEELAGLIRALQLFLEEDHDTNAREWAARTKTIASALREEPSLSITVTEGEKTAVAPESFVRIDPDVAGIDATTLVAKLRQEDPRVFVGPDHLHESAFTINPMCLTDEEAEYVVDRVRSYLE; encoded by the coding sequence ATGTCTAACGAGCGATCAATTTACGACGAACTCGGTGTTCCGACGGTTATCAACGCGGCAAGTACGAAAACGCGGATCGGCGGCAGCCTCATCCGACCGGAAGCCGTCGAGGCCATGGCCAGCGCGTCGGAGTCGTTCGTTCGCATCTCGGACTTGCAGGCACGCGCCAGCGAACTCATCGCCGAGGCGACGGGGGCGGAAGCCGGATACGTCGCAAGCGGGGCAGCGGCGTGTCTGACCCTCGGAACGGCCGCGTGTATCGCCGGCACCGATCTGCACGTGATGGATCAACTCCCACACGCCGAGGACGCGGCCAACGAGGTCGTGATGCCGCGCACGCACCGAAACGGCTACGACCACGCCATCCGCCTCGGTGGCGGGCGTATCGTCGACGTCGGCAACAACGACAATCACCTCGGAACCGGGTCGGTCAACACCGAACTCTGGGAGATCGAGGCCGCGATCACCGACCAGACTGCCGCCGTCGCGTACATGCAGAAGTCGTACTCGCAACCGGAGCTCTCGGACGTGGCCGACGTGGCCCACGAGCACGACGTCCCGGTCATCGTCGACGCCGCCGCCGAGTTGCCTCCGGCGAAGAACCTCTCGCGGTTCATCGACGAGGGTGCCGATCTCGTCGTATACAGCGGCGGCAAGGCGATTCGTGGGCCGCAGGCCTCGGGTATCCTCGCCGGCCGAGGGGACCTCATCGAGTCCGCGGCGATGCAACACCTCGACATGCACGTCGCCGAGTCGGTCTGGAAGCCGCCGTCCGAGCTGATAGATCTCGAGCGCTTCGACGGCGTCCCGCGACAGGGCGTCGGTCGCCCACTCAAGGTCGGCAAGGAGGAACTCGCGGGACTCATTCGAGCGCTCCAACTGTTCCTCGAGGAGGATCACGACACTAACGCGCGCGAGTGGGCCGCCCGCACGAAGACGATCGCATCGGCGCTTCGCGAGGAGCCGAGCCTCTCGATCACCGTTACGGAGGGCGAAAAGACGGCCGTGGCACCCGAATCGTTCGTTCGGATCGACCCGGACGTCGCCGGCATCGACGCGACGACCCTCGTCGCAAAGCTACGCCAGGAGGATCCGCGGGTGTTCGTCGGCCCCGATCACCTCCACGAGTCGGCGTTCACCATCAATCCGATGTGTCTCACCGACGAGGAAGCCGAGTACGTCGTCGACCGCGTTCGATCGTACCTCGAGTGA
- a CDS encoding flavin reductase family protein codes for MKRVPLGEAVARKFPESVVFIVAPDEEGDPNVMPAGWSMFTSNDPLMIAVSVGFPRYTHGLLEAAEEYVVAFPSAAQKADVVFCGSNSGADVDKIGESGLSLADPAVVSTPILEDAAACFECRSGPSLETGDHTIFAGEVVAAHVSETYDERLKNLGREWGDGPERFKTLSELLGSTLSPQS; via the coding sequence GTGAAACGAGTACCACTCGGCGAGGCAGTGGCGCGAAAGTTCCCCGAATCGGTCGTGTTCATCGTGGCTCCGGACGAGGAGGGCGATCCGAACGTCATGCCGGCGGGCTGGAGTATGTTTACGTCGAACGATCCACTGATGATCGCCGTGAGCGTTGGATTCCCCCGATACACCCATGGGCTCCTCGAAGCGGCCGAGGAGTACGTGGTCGCGTTCCCGAGCGCGGCCCAGAAGGCGGACGTCGTCTTCTGTGGCTCCAACTCGGGGGCTGACGTCGACAAAATCGGGGAAAGCGGGTTATCGCTCGCCGATCCGGCGGTCGTCTCCACGCCGATCCTCGAGGACGCGGCTGCGTGTTTCGAGTGTCGATCCGGGCCGTCGCTCGAGACCGGTGACCACACGATCTTCGCGGGCGAGGTCGTTGCGGCTCACGTCTCGGAAACCTACGACGAACGGCTCAAGAACCTCGGCAGGGAGTGGGGTGACGGCCCCGAACGATTCAAAACGCTCTCGGAACTACTCGGCTCGACCCTGTCTCCCCAGTCGTGA
- a CDS encoding YIP1 family protein has protein sequence MIEHLVTQPRYFFKEQTKYPGARTQMLLVLAVGIAFGLAHVSIYYQMGEEAAQYYEVIAIYTSVNVAVPFLIWIGSTILMAILSRFISRGLLIGELFRLTGWGMYPLLAAGLIQSAARVYALEGSEPPELGLTPHLSHTWDQYRLYLETANGDPVFLVTTGIAVALALYAGYLWMIAVEELAAFDETTIARPKAAIIAAIPTVLCLVWIVAPFVF, from the coding sequence ATGATCGAACACCTGGTGACACAGCCACGGTACTTTTTCAAAGAGCAGACGAAGTATCCCGGAGCGAGAACGCAGATGCTTCTCGTGTTGGCGGTCGGCATCGCGTTCGGATTGGCCCACGTGAGCATCTACTATCAGATGGGTGAAGAGGCAGCCCAGTACTACGAGGTGATCGCTATTTACACCTCGGTCAACGTCGCGGTGCCGTTTCTGATCTGGATCGGCTCGACGATACTGATGGCAATTCTCTCCCGGTTCATCTCGAGGGGACTGCTGATCGGCGAGCTCTTTCGACTCACTGGCTGGGGAATGTATCCGCTTCTGGCCGCTGGCCTGATCCAGAGCGCGGCTCGAGTCTACGCGCTCGAGGGAAGCGAACCGCCGGAACTCGGCCTGACTCCCCACCTCTCGCACACCTGGGATCAGTATCGGCTCTACCTCGAGACGGCGAACGGCGACCCGGTGTTCCTCGTTACGACGGGCATCGCTGTCGCGTTGGCGCTATACGCCGGCTACCTGTGGATGATAGCCGTCGAGGAACTCGCCGCGTTCGACGAGACGACTATCGCCAGACCGAAAGCGGCAATCATCGCGGCCATCCCGACGGTACTGTGTCTCGTCTGGATTGTGGCACCGTTCGTCTTCTGA
- a CDS encoding amidohydrolase family protein, whose product MIDCHFHVWTQDVSTPKKRAERAEQFRREADVLGIDRTCLIGEIGDTVDACKEHNRTVAKFVEEHPDLFYGWARIHPALGEQSVAEFRRAVEEDGLVGLKHHFLGTEINITDPEFAPLVEAAIDMDVPIISHVMQNEEPYPSERPSEARSEDVVELATQYPDLTLISGHISAGGNWEYRIKNIAPHDNVYLDLSGSNCEVGQLELAAEYLGVDRLLFGTDTWLSVCAGKLDAANLPPAERATIAYNFEHLLHDGVENRLSDDERERRIEQKTDRFAALDEPYEEEIVDANAYIGRWPFHPFDASAEDLLETMDRNGVDRAVVSSLEALFYRDPQHGNHELVDDIQGHGDRLIPFATIDPTFPSWEADLRHCVEELGMRGVRLFPAYHDYEIDAPESKALLRHCVDLDVPAMIVPALEDQRGRHPRVELRHFEGMGQAKHWRANEGKIDELIDLLLAVPEADVVVAGAWSAGARIIRETTTVNRQDVRLHNAIRSGRTLLIIDDLFCYWTQTQGRDIVEGIGTDHLVMGSKLPLKYFESFYNYTKHLPVTETEKNRVRSENVLELLDE is encoded by the coding sequence ATGATCGACTGTCACTTCCACGTGTGGACGCAGGACGTTTCGACGCCCAAGAAGCGCGCCGAGCGAGCCGAGCAGTTCCGTCGCGAGGCCGATGTCCTCGGGATCGATCGAACCTGTCTCATCGGGGAGATCGGCGACACCGTCGACGCGTGCAAAGAGCACAACCGAACTGTCGCCAAATTCGTCGAAGAACACCCCGATCTCTTCTACGGCTGGGCACGAATCCACCCCGCACTGGGCGAGCAGAGCGTCGCGGAGTTCCGACGAGCTGTAGAGGAGGACGGGCTGGTCGGACTCAAACACCACTTCCTCGGGACGGAAATCAACATCACGGATCCGGAGTTTGCACCACTCGTCGAAGCGGCGATCGACATGGACGTGCCGATTATTTCCCACGTAATGCAAAACGAGGAACCGTACCCCAGTGAACGGCCGAGCGAAGCCCGCTCCGAGGACGTCGTCGAACTCGCGACGCAGTATCCCGACCTCACGTTGATCTCGGGACACATCAGTGCGGGCGGAAACTGGGAATACCGTATCAAGAACATCGCCCCGCACGACAACGTGTATCTCGACCTCAGCGGGAGTAACTGTGAGGTTGGACAGCTCGAGCTAGCCGCGGAGTACCTGGGTGTCGACCGGTTGCTGTTCGGAACCGACACGTGGCTCTCGGTGTGCGCTGGCAAACTCGACGCCGCGAACTTACCGCCGGCCGAGCGGGCGACGATCGCGTACAACTTCGAACACCTGCTCCACGACGGCGTCGAAAACCGCCTCTCCGACGACGAACGGGAGAGGCGGATCGAGCAAAAGACCGATCGATTCGCGGCGCTTGACGAACCCTACGAAGAAGAAATCGTCGACGCGAACGCCTACATCGGTAGATGGCCGTTCCACCCGTTCGACGCATCGGCCGAGGATCTGCTCGAGACGATGGATCGAAACGGCGTCGACAGAGCCGTCGTGTCCTCGCTCGAGGCCCTGTTCTACCGCGACCCACAACACGGGAACCACGAACTCGTGGACGACATCCAGGGCCACGGGGATCGGCTAATTCCGTTCGCCACGATCGATCCGACATTCCCGAGCTGGGAGGCGGATCTGCGCCACTGCGTCGAAGAGCTGGGGATGCGAGGCGTTCGTCTGTTCCCGGCATATCACGACTACGAGATCGACGCCCCCGAATCCAAAGCGCTGCTCCGACACTGTGTGGATCTGGACGTGCCGGCGATGATCGTCCCGGCTCTCGAGGATCAGCGCGGGCGCCATCCTCGGGTCGAACTACGCCACTTCGAGGGGATGGGACAGGCCAAGCACTGGCGCGCAAACGAGGGGAAGATCGACGAACTGATCGATCTCCTCCTGGCCGTTCCGGAAGCGGACGTCGTCGTCGCCGGTGCCTGGTCCGCTGGCGCTCGCATCATCAGGGAAACGACGACCGTTAACCGGCAAGACGTCCGGCTGCACAACGCGATCCGCTCGGGGCGGACGCTGCTCATCATCGACGACCTGTTCTGCTACTGGACCCAGACCCAGGGTCGTGATATCGTCGAGGGGATCGGAACCGATCACCTTGTGATGGGATCTAAGCTCCCGCTCAAGTACTTCGAATCGTTCTACAACTACACGAAACACCTGCCGGTCACCGAGACGGAAAAAAATCGCGTCCGGAGCGAGAACGTGCTGGAACTGCTCGATGAGTGA
- a CDS encoding ABC transporter permease has translation MSNTDPNAGDRPTDESSVFNIVSDADPLTRKERLYRWLDIHLFTPYRIIRSDWRASFGIAMIALFVLVGTVVVRFTPYPRVGDHPRYAPPFQSLSYPLGTDYGGRAILPQLIHATPDMLIIAFSGAVVAMSIGVVIGIVAGYKGGYWDEVLMGISDVVICIPGLPLVIVIVAIFAPDSPWMVGFILAIDNWPGLARALRSQVLTIREESYIEAGRAMGRNSGEILWDDVLPQLMPYITIRSAGAARGVIFQSVGLYFIGVLPASGLNWGVMMEEAYNTGSAVSNPGHAGHWLFAPMIVLLLMSMSLILLSQGLDRIFNPRLRARHEKTASEKDDLDADLHS, from the coding sequence ATGAGTAACACTGATCCAAACGCTGGTGATCGTCCCACGGACGAATCGAGCGTCTTCAACATCGTGTCGGACGCCGATCCGCTCACACGAAAAGAACGCCTGTACAGATGGTTAGACATCCACCTCTTCACGCCGTACCGGATTATCCGATCCGACTGGCGCGCATCCTTTGGGATCGCCATGATCGCCCTCTTCGTACTCGTTGGCACGGTCGTGGTTCGGTTCACGCCGTATCCGCGTGTCGGCGACCATCCGCGATATGCCCCACCCTTCCAGAGTCTGTCGTATCCACTCGGCACCGATTACGGCGGCCGTGCGATCCTCCCGCAGTTGATCCACGCGACGCCCGATATGCTCATCATCGCCTTCTCGGGTGCTGTGGTCGCCATGAGCATCGGGGTCGTAATCGGTATCGTTGCCGGCTACAAGGGCGGCTACTGGGACGAGGTACTGATGGGGATCAGCGACGTCGTCATCTGTATCCCCGGCCTCCCGCTCGTGATCGTGATCGTCGCGATCTTCGCACCGGACAGCCCGTGGATGGTCGGATTCATCCTGGCGATCGACAACTGGCCGGGCCTGGCGCGAGCGCTCCGCTCGCAAGTGCTGACGATCCGTGAGGAGTCCTACATCGAGGCCGGTCGGGCGATGGGACGCAACTCCGGTGAGATCCTGTGGGACGACGTCCTCCCACAGCTCATGCCGTACATTACGATCCGCTCCGCCGGGGCCGCTCGCGGCGTGATCTTCCAGTCGGTGGGGCTGTACTTCATCGGCGTCTTGCCCGCCAGCGGGCTCAACTGGGGTGTCATGATGGAAGAGGCGTACAACACCGGCTCCGCAGTGTCGAACCCCGGTCACGCCGGCCACTGGTTGTTCGCTCCGATGATCGTCCTGTTGTTGATGTCGATGTCGCTCATCTTGCTGTCACAGGGACTCGACCGGATATTCAACCCGCGACTCCGGGCGCGACACGAGAAGACGGCGTCTGAAAAAGACGACCTCGACGCAGACTTGCACAGCTGA
- a CDS encoding ABC transporter permease, whose translation MRYFAKRVGQAIVTIFAATSLTFVLYRLMPGGPVEALRQEYMSGERDFASGGAGRDPEEIDRLIEFHTGITPDQPIHIAYYEYMRDVLLYQDFGMSYYYGEPVFDILFRAMPWSIFVSVYGLLLGFAITIVLGAVMAFKEGGRFDKVMTVAIIILDSIPYYVAAVLMLATLAFGLGWFPTGGRAYPDAIPGFNLYFMQGVLHHGTLPILSGMVVGFGSGALAMRANSIRVMGSDYLRVAELRGLKDSRISIRYIGRNAVLPLYTGFMIGLSSIFSSSVIMERIFTYPGVGWYTFDALIRNDYPLLMGAFIFFTVITVFCILIADLTYGFIDPRASTENKESY comes from the coding sequence ATGAGGTACTTCGCGAAGCGCGTCGGTCAGGCCATCGTGACGATTTTTGCGGCGACGAGCCTGACGTTCGTGCTCTATCGCCTTATGCCAGGGGGTCCAGTTGAAGCGTTGCGCCAGGAATACATGAGCGGTGAACGGGACTTCGCGTCGGGTGGAGCCGGCCGGGATCCCGAAGAGATCGACCGATTGATCGAGTTTCACACGGGAATTACGCCCGACCAACCGATCCACATCGCCTACTACGAATATATGCGAGACGTTCTCCTCTACCAGGACTTCGGGATGTCGTACTACTACGGTGAGCCGGTCTTCGACATCCTGTTTCGTGCGATGCCGTGGTCTATTTTTGTGAGCGTCTACGGACTGTTGCTCGGGTTCGCCATCACGATCGTCCTCGGGGCGGTGATGGCTTTCAAAGAAGGAGGTCGCTTCGACAAGGTGATGACGGTCGCCATCATCATCCTCGACTCGATCCCCTACTACGTCGCCGCCGTCCTCATGCTCGCGACGCTGGCGTTCGGACTCGGGTGGTTCCCCACTGGCGGCCGGGCGTATCCGGACGCGATTCCCGGATTTAACCTCTACTTCATGCAAGGGGTTCTCCACCACGGCACGCTCCCGATTCTCTCCGGAATGGTCGTCGGATTCGGATCCGGCGCACTGGCGATGCGAGCGAACAGTATTCGGGTCATGGGATCGGATTATCTCCGCGTAGCCGAGCTTCGCGGATTGAAAGATAGCCGGATCTCGATCCGGTACATCGGACGGAACGCCGTCCTGCCACTGTACACGGGCTTCATGATCGGACTCAGCAGCATTTTCAGCAGCAGCGTCATCATGGAACGGATCTTCACGTACCCGGGCGTCGGCTGGTACACGTTCGACGCGCTCATCCGGAACGACTATCCGCTGTTGATGGGGGCGTTCATCTTCTTCACCGTGATCACGGTGTTCTGTATCCTGATCGCCGATCTCACCTACGGGTTCATCGATCCACGCGCGAGTACCGAAAACAAGGAGAGCTACTGA
- a CDS encoding ABC transporter substrate-binding protein, protein MTSDKRRLEINKRGVSRRQLLALTTAGVATGLAGCASSPSEGNGVGNGNGNGGNGTSDEVEDTSELSPEDLMDSTVDVMDGNTPEEVNMNRFALNTGYHWIVREYESIFTQAMDEPVWMIYDGDGTYYDPDTRTYHYKVKEDEFYWANGDPITAEDFYTQTMVTLLQQSEDQRWAEEVNLLNEWEWEAVSKDPMNPMVQGYPDERLALAKGREQEWLEKLEDVSTEDERAEVSAEIANERITMQEFIDEGMSSSVWMPVTYDETSVTFEKNENHPYADAFAYDELVAHTCDGAACDELILNDYIDIGTGTFPESIRDVSPDHLQTITETEALASRNLYFRYLNDHIANRWVRRALLTVLDLDFLVNFWQGEGGFVKQTQSGMAEADEQRFLDSDFLDSLYDYPTAGDEELAEEFMHEGGYERNGDGLWENGDGETVEFTFAPPTGSLFSTLASAIYDRWDEFGFEPEMISRDFGYLTPNLQDGTGDVDVTLWATGWGRGDPRDYFSPINPFFLHLYTPGTDDHTQWLDEGLTESPNNGRPIVVEIPEDPSDIFLEGSTREINLLELWDEFISTQDEERSHEIIQDFVTYFNYDLPRPDLFPQVNALWADTESWQFPNDDPLYHDVPDQTQHLVHRYGVMQGREQ, encoded by the coding sequence ATGACAAGCGACAAGCGGCGATTAGAGATTAATAAGCGAGGGGTGTCGAGGCGCCAACTGCTCGCGTTGACGACGGCGGGTGTGGCAACCGGGTTGGCCGGGTGTGCAAGCAGTCCAAGCGAAGGGAACGGTGTCGGGAACGGAAACGGCAACGGCGGGAACGGCACATCCGACGAGGTCGAGGATACGTCCGAACTCTCCCCGGAAGACCTCATGGATTCCACCGTCGACGTGATGGACGGTAACACGCCCGAGGAGGTGAACATGAACCGGTTCGCCTTGAACACCGGCTACCACTGGATCGTTCGCGAGTACGAATCGATCTTCACGCAGGCGATGGACGAACCGGTGTGGATGATCTACGACGGCGACGGGACGTACTACGATCCCGATACCCGGACGTACCACTACAAAGTCAAAGAGGACGAGTTCTACTGGGCGAACGGCGACCCAATCACCGCCGAAGACTTCTACACGCAAACGATGGTGACGCTCCTCCAGCAATCCGAAGATCAGCGCTGGGCCGAGGAGGTCAACCTGCTAAACGAGTGGGAGTGGGAAGCCGTCTCGAAGGATCCGATGAACCCTATGGTGCAGGGTTATCCCGACGAACGGCTCGCACTCGCCAAGGGGCGCGAACAGGAGTGGCTCGAGAAACTCGAGGACGTGAGCACCGAAGACGAACGCGCCGAGGTGTCCGCCGAAATCGCGAACGAACGCATCACGATGCAGGAGTTCATCGACGAGGGAATGAGCTCCTCGGTGTGGATGCCGGTCACGTACGACGAGACGTCCGTGACGTTCGAGAAGAACGAGAACCACCCCTACGCCGACGCGTTCGCTTACGACGAGCTGGTCGCACACACCTGCGACGGGGCGGCCTGTGACGAACTGATCCTCAACGACTACATCGACATCGGTACCGGGACGTTCCCCGAATCGATTCGTGACGTCTCCCCGGATCACTTACAGACGATTACCGAGACCGAGGCGCTCGCCTCGCGCAACCTCTACTTCCGGTACCTGAACGATCACATCGCGAACCGGTGGGTTCGCCGGGCGCTGTTGACCGTGCTTGATCTCGACTTCCTCGTCAACTTCTGGCAGGGAGAGGGCGGCTTCGTCAAACAAACCCAGAGCGGAATGGCCGAAGCCGACGAACAACGGTTCCTCGACAGTGACTTCCTCGACTCGCTCTACGACTACCCGACCGCGGGTGACGAAGAACTCGCGGAGGAGTTCATGCACGAGGGTGGGTACGAACGCAACGGGGACGGCCTCTGGGAGAACGGCGACGGCGAAACCGTCGAGTTCACGTTCGCCCCGCCGACCGGAAGCCTGTTCAGCACGCTCGCGAGCGCGATCTACGACCGGTGGGACGAGTTCGGCTTCGAACCGGAGATGATCTCGCGTGACTTCGGCTACCTGACGCCGAACCTGCAGGACGGCACCGGCGACGTCGACGTAACGCTGTGGGCGACCGGCTGGGGACGTGGCGATCCGCGCGATTACTTCTCGCCGATCAACCCGTTCTTCCTGCACCTGTACACGCCCGGAACGGACGACCACACGCAGTGGTTAGACGAAGGACTCACCGAGTCACCGAACAACGGCCGACCCATCGTCGTCGAAATCCCCGAAGATCCCAGCGACATCTTCCTCGAGGGCTCGACAAGGGAGATCAACCTCCTCGAACTCTGGGACGAGTTCATCAGCACTCAGGACGAGGAACGATCCCACGAGATCATCCAGGACTTCGTGACGTACTTCAACTACGACCTTCCCCGGCCCGACCTGTTCCCGCAGGTCAACGCCCTGTGGGCGGACACCGAAAGCTGGCAGTTCCCGAACGACGATCCGCTGTACCACGACGTTCCCGACCAGACCCAGCACCTGGTACACCGCTACGGCGTGATGCAGGGACGCGAGCAGTAG
- a CDS encoding HEAT repeat domain-containing protein: MKDELQSRLERLQRQTRSDPETVPIEPLERALQVETESIRDRALTVTYTISLTQPDRVRTLVPQLVSLLESDRATIRTKAALTLGNVAETSPGPVSPHANRLVERLDDQSASTTRSAIGALRQIAANDPTAVVDAVPRVTSLLQAESEETRRDAAAVLEAVSDDHPADVIESTDALLALLTDPHRTPTEITYDPNATNDKSSATEQMGGYQTLVSDRGGRAANVRAREAAARTLASVTPEETALATEALEPHYPSLFGLLEDYNPMIRASVAGVLAYLAEDTPEAIQPAEETLIESLDGPVTVAGNAVWALRFIGTDRAVSALTDVLERDDIDPAVVRTAEEAIDALADERADCDDVGGAQP; this comes from the coding sequence ATGAAGGACGAACTGCAATCCAGGCTCGAACGATTACAGCGCCAGACACGGTCTGACCCGGAAACGGTTCCGATCGAACCGCTCGAGCGCGCGCTCCAGGTGGAAACGGAATCGATTCGTGACCGAGCGCTCACCGTGACGTACACGATCTCGCTTACCCAGCCGGATCGGGTACGTACGCTGGTTCCACAGCTGGTTTCACTCCTCGAAAGCGATCGGGCGACGATCCGAACGAAGGCGGCGCTCACGCTGGGAAACGTTGCCGAGACCTCCCCAGGGCCGGTGTCGCCGCACGCGAATCGCCTCGTCGAGCGGCTCGACGATCAGTCGGCGTCGACGACCCGGAGTGCCATCGGAGCCCTCCGGCAGATCGCCGCCAACGATCCGACGGCCGTCGTCGACGCCGTCCCGCGCGTAACGTCGCTACTGCAGGCCGAGAGCGAGGAGACACGACGGGACGCCGCCGCGGTTCTGGAGGCGGTGAGCGACGATCATCCGGCCGACGTGATCGAGTCGACCGACGCGCTGCTCGCGTTGCTCACCGATCCACACCGGACACCGACGGAGATCACCTACGATCCGAACGCGACGAACGACAAAAGCTCCGCGACCGAACAGATGGGCGGCTATCAGACCCTGGTCTCCGATCGTGGCGGACGTGCAGCAAACGTCCGCGCACGAGAGGCAGCGGCGCGAACCCTCGCGAGCGTTACCCCCGAGGAAACAGCACTGGCAACGGAGGCCCTCGAGCCACACTATCCAAGTCTGTTCGGCCTCCTCGAAGATTACAACCCAATGATTCGTGCGTCGGTCGCCGGTGTGCTCGCCTACCTCGCCGAGGACACACCGGAGGCGATCCAACCAGCAGAGGAGACGCTCATCGAGAGTCTCGACGGGCCGGTTACCGTCGCCGGCAACGCCGTCTGGGCGCTGCGATTCATCGGTACCGACAGGGCCGTGAGCGCACTTACCGACGTTCTCGAGCGAGACGACATCGATCCTGCAGTGGTACGAACGGCTGAAGAGGCGATCGACGCGCTTGCGGACGAACGGGCCGACTGCGATGACGTAGGAGGCGCTCAACCGTGA